The segment CACCCTCCTAAGGGTCCGGGCCCACGACCACGAGACCGGAGCCCTGGAGCTTTACCGCAACCTGGGCTTCAGCCTCGAGGAGGCGGTAGCCACCTACGCCAAGGAACTCAGGGCCAGGCGGTAGGTTTCCGCATGGGCCTCCACGGTGAGCCGGGGGTCGCGGTTGTACCCCCCGCCCATGACCACCACCAAGGGTACCCCCAAGGTCTTTACCATGCGAAAAACCCGTTCATCCCGCTTCCGTACCCCCTCGAGGCTCAAGGCCAAGCGGCCAAAGCGGTCCCCCTTTAGCACGTCCACCCCGGCGTTGTAGAAGACCAGCTCGGGCCGGAAAGCCTGGGCTACTTCCAACGCCTCATCCAGGGCATAGAGGTAGGCCCCGTCCCCAATGCCGTCCGACAGGCCCACATCCAGGTCACTCCTCTCCTTCCTTAAGGGGTAGTTCCGCTCCCCGTGGAGGGAAAGGGTGAAAACGGTGGGGTCTTCCTGGAAAAAGACCGCGGTGCCGTTGCCCTGATGGGCGTCCAGGTCCACCACCAAAACCCGGCCCGAAAAGCCCTCCCGCCTGAGCCAGGCCACGGCCACCGCCACGTCGTTGAAGAGGCTATACCCCTCGGCCCGGTCGGGGTAGGCATGGTGGGTGCCCCCGGAGAGGTTCAGGCCAAGGCCCAGCTCCAGGGCATCCCTGGCGGCAGTCAGCGTTCCTCCCGCCGCAAAGAGGGCCCGCCTGAGGAGGCTTGGGCTAAAGGGCAGGCCCAGGCGCAAGGACTCCTGGCGGGAAAGCCCCTCGGTGAAGAGCTTTTCCACGTACTCCGGACGGTGAGCGAGGAGAAGGGCCTCCTTCGGCACCTCGGGGGCGGGCAGGATGGCAAGAAGGTCCTTCAAGGCTTCCGCCACCCCCGGGTACTTGTAGAAGGGGAAGGGATGGCCCTGGGGAAGGTCCACCTTCAAGTGGGCGGTGGTATAGGCCCGCACGCCTTCATCATGCCCCATGAAGCTGCCGGTAGGCCTCATAGGCCGCCACCCCCACGGCCACCGCCAGGTTTAAGGAGCGCACCGGCCCCGGCATGGGAATCCGCACCCCAGGAAAACGGGCGAGGATCTCCGGGGGAAGCCCTCGGGTTTCGGGACCAAAGAGGAGGTAGTCCCCGGGCTGGAAGCTGACCCTGTAGAGGCAGGTATCCCCCCGGGCGCTAAAGGCCCAGACCCGGGCACCCGGGGGCAGGCTTTGCCAGAAGGCCTCCCAGGTATCGTGGAGGCGCAGGTCCACATGGGGCCAGTAGTCCAGGCCCGCCCGTTTAAGCCGAGGATCGCTCAGGCGGAAGCCCAGGGGGCGGATAAGGTGCAAGGGCCAGCCCAAGGCAGCGGCGGTGCGGGCGATGTTCCCGGCGTTCTGGGGGATTTCCGGCTGGAAAAGGACCAGGTGAAGCATGGCCTAGACCCGCCTCCGGTAACGGGTAGCGGCTCCCCAGCCCATCCGCTCCACCTTGCCTTCCCGGATAAGCCGGTTCAGCAAGGCTAGGGTTGCCCGGGGGGTAAGCCCCAGCTGGGCTTCCACCTCCCGCCGGGAAAGGGGACGGGTCAGGAGGCCCAAGGCCCTTTCCCCCAAAGGATCGCGCCGCACCAGGTAGTACCTTCCCCCTTCCTTGCGCAAAAGGCCCATGCGCTCCATCCGGGTGAGAACCTTGCGGGTAGCCTCCAAGGGAAGCTGGAGGGCCCGGGCCAGGTCCTCGAGGGTGGCCTCCCCCACCCTCCGCAGGTGGCCCACGGCGATGAGGTGGTCCAGGCTGAAGCCACCCAGGCGCTCCTGGGCCTCGGCCAGCTCCCGCACGAAGGCCTCGTCCAGCTCCGGGTTGTAGAGGACCAGGGTGAGGGCCTCGGGGAAAAGGTGGTACTCCGGGGGCTCCTTGCCGTACTTGAGGAGGAGGCGGTACATCTTGTCCACCCCGCTTCCCGCCCGCTCCACGTAGCCGAGCCGGTAGAGGGCCTCGGCCAGACGGGGGTTCCGCCTTTTAGGGGGATGGCGGAGGATGTTCTCCGGGGTGATACCGGGAGGGAAGCTTCCCGGGTTGGAAACCTCCAGGCGATCCGGGTAGTGGTGCACCTGGATGGCATCCGGGCTTTGCCAGTCCCGGTGGACCAGGGCGTTTAAGAGGGCCTCCCGGTAGACCTCCTGGTCAAAGTCCCAGACCTCGAGGCGGAACAGGCCCACCGTGAGGTAGCGCACCCGATTCCTGGCCTGGATTAGGTCCCGAAGGCGCTCCAAAAGGGCAGGGATGGGGCGGAGGATGTCTTCCCGAAAAGTGTACCCCTCCTCCCCCTCGTGGAAGTAGTAGCTCACCTCCGCCTGGGGAAGTAGCCGCTTCAGGGCCAAAGGGGTTCCCGCCAGGAGAAGGCCCGCCACCGTGGGCTTCTCCTCCCCCTCCACCCGCTCCAAAAGCCCCAGGGCAAAGAGGAGCTCCAGGTCCGGCAAGGCCGCCAGGTTGCTTCCCCGCTCCTCCAGGATGCGCCTGAGGCGCAGGACCTCCACCGGGTCCAAATCGGAAAGGCTGGCCGCCGGCAACACCTGGGCGGTGAAGTCGGGCTCCGGCAGGGCCTGGCCCATCCTCAGCTCCGTGAGCCTTTTGCCGTCCCA is part of the Thermus caldilimi genome and harbors:
- a CDS encoding tRNA (cytidine(34)-2'-O)-methyltransferase; this encodes MLHLVLFQPEIPQNAGNIARTAAALGWPLHLIRPLGFRLSDPRLKRAGLDYWPHVDLRLHDTWEAFWQSLPPGARVWAFSARGDTCLYRVSFQPGDYLLFGPETRGLPPEILARFPGVRIPMPGPVRSLNLAVAVGVAAYEAYRQLHGA
- a CDS encoding histone deacetylase family protein; its protein translation is MRAYTTAHLKVDLPQGHPFPFYKYPGVAEALKDLLAILPAPEVPKEALLLAHRPEYVEKLFTEGLSRQESLRLGLPFSPSLLRRALFAAGGTLTAARDALELGLGLNLSGGTHHAYPDRAEGYSLFNDVAVAVAWLRREGFSGRVLVVDLDAHQGNGTAVFFQEDPTVFTLSLHGERNYPLRKERSDLDVGLSDGIGDGAYLYALDEALEVAQAFRPELVFYNAGVDVLKGDRFGRLALSLEGVRKRDERVFRMVKTLGVPLVVVMGGGYNRDPRLTVEAHAETYRLALSSLA
- a CDS encoding ATP-binding protein, whose protein sequence is MTWEELLERLALGQDERTLFLPPDLSPEELARYAAGLANHRGGILFLGVDGEGRVVGASEIHPLQITHALFQLTQGLLLPYVEVVEGPLGRVLALHVPQSPAAIAVGAGRVPFWDGKRLTELRMGQALPEPDFTAQVLPAASLSDLDPVEVLRLRRILEERGSNLAALPDLELLFALGLLERVEGEEKPTVAGLLLAGTPLALKRLLPQAEVSYYFHEGEEGYTFREDILRPIPALLERLRDLIQARNRVRYLTVGLFRLEVWDFDQEVYREALLNALVHRDWQSPDAIQVHHYPDRLEVSNPGSFPPGITPENILRHPPKRRNPRLAEALYRLGYVERAGSGVDKMYRLLLKYGKEPPEYHLFPEALTLVLYNPELDEAFVRELAEAQERLGGFSLDHLIAVGHLRRVGEATLEDLARALQLPLEATRKVLTRMERMGLLRKEGGRYYLVRRDPLGERALGLLTRPLSRREVEAQLGLTPRATLALLNRLIREGKVERMGWGAATRYRRRV